GCAGCGCGCCCACAACCTGGGCGAGCGGCTGGGGCTGAACCGCCTCTACATCAAAAACGACACCGTCAACCCCAGCTTCTCCTTCAAGGACCGCGTCGTCGCCGTGGCCGTGGCCAAGGCGCGCGAGCTGGGCTTCGAGACCTTCGCCTGCGCCTCCACCGGCAACCTGGCCGGCGCCGTCGCCGCCGCCGGCGCCCGGCACGGCATGGACACCTACGTCTTCCTGCCCGCCGACATCGAGCTCGGCAAGGTGCGCGGCGCGGCGGTCTACGGCGCGCGCATCGTGGCCGTTGACGGCACTTACGACGAGCTCAACCGCCTCTGCAGCGAGATCGCCGACCTCTACGAGTGGGCCTTCTGCAACATCAACGTGCGCCCCTACTACGCCGAGGGGTCCAAGACCCTGGCCTTCGAGACGGTCGAGCAGCTCGGCTGGCAAGCGCCCGACCACATCGTGGCGCCCATCGCCTCCGGCTCGCTCTACACCAAGATCGGCAAGGGCCTGCGCGAGCTGGTGGACGTTGGGCTGCTGGACGAGCAGCACACCCGCATCCACGGCGCCCAGGGCGACGGCTGCGCCCCGGTCGCCGAGGCCTTCGCCCGCGACAGCATGACCTATCGCGCCGTGCGTACGCCCCAGACCATCGCCAAGTCGCTCGCCATCGGCAATCCGGCCGACGGGTTCTACGCCCTCAAGCTGGCCAAGGAGTGCGAGGGCGTCA
This is a stretch of genomic DNA from Chloroflexota bacterium. It encodes these proteins:
- the thrC gene encoding threonine synthase, coding for MSTINALQCRECGRAYEPRAVHVCEFCFGPLEVQFDYQAIRDRVTRESIAAGPQTLWRYADLLPVESGWDPTWPVGLTPLQRAHNLGERLGLNRLYIKNDTVNPSFSFKDRVVAVAVAKARELGFETFACASTGNLAGAVAAAGARHGMDTYVFLPADIELGKVRGAAVYGARIVAVDGTYDELNRLCSEIADLYEWAFCNINVRPYYAEGSKTLAFETVEQLGWQAPDHIVAPIASGSLYTKIGKGLRELVDVGLLDEQHTRIHGAQGDGCAPVAEAFARDSMTYRAVRTPQTIAKSLAIGNPADGFYALKLAKECEGVIDAVSDAEIVDGIRLLAETEGVFAETAGGVTVGVLKHLVENGEIGPDDLTVALITGNGLKTQEAIDSQTADSFAVKPTVTSFEQVLADRGVYVTA